A genomic window from Nocardioides rotundus includes:
- a CDS encoding CPBP family intramembrane glutamic endopeptidase, with the protein MTQRGPEYTTLLRAAPRPVWLGLLGIPLLLGGVFVVAPALMTVPFLLWYGASGVPAQETLARVTDLGDPTPVALAYLNLTLATAIPLSWLLVRVLHGMRPRWLSSVHPRIRWRWFAACLGLSVAALAVSIVVSTLLPGQEAGEVSQELNPFTRQMRDFLLVVLFLTPLQAAAEEYLFRGYLTQAVGSMADTAWGRTAGRVLAVAVPALLFALAHGSQSAPVFFDRFAFGVLSGVLVLITGGLEAGIAMHVLNNFVAFGLALAFSDLASALNPGEATWWMIPSTVIRTLLFLALVWWAARRMGVARSADPAVLAASTGLVYRSSSAPEDSSEGA; encoded by the coding sequence TGCTGCTGGGCGGGGTGTTCGTGGTGGCCCCGGCGCTGATGACCGTGCCGTTCCTGCTCTGGTACGGCGCCTCCGGCGTCCCCGCCCAGGAGACGCTGGCCCGGGTGACCGACCTCGGCGACCCGACCCCGGTGGCGCTGGCCTACCTCAACCTCACCCTGGCCACGGCGATCCCGCTGTCGTGGCTGCTGGTCCGCGTCCTGCACGGGATGCGGCCGCGTTGGCTGTCCTCGGTCCACCCACGGATCCGCTGGCGGTGGTTCGCCGCCTGCCTGGGCCTGTCGGTGGCCGCGCTGGCCGTGTCGATCGTGGTGTCCACGCTGCTGCCCGGCCAGGAGGCGGGCGAGGTGAGCCAGGAGCTCAACCCGTTCACCCGGCAGATGCGGGACTTCCTGCTCGTCGTGCTCTTCCTCACCCCGCTGCAGGCGGCCGCGGAGGAGTACCTGTTCCGCGGCTACCTCACCCAGGCGGTCGGCAGCATGGCCGACACCGCCTGGGGGCGTACCGCCGGCCGCGTGCTCGCGGTCGCCGTACCCGCGCTGCTGTTCGCACTCGCCCACGGCTCGCAGAGCGCCCCGGTGTTCTTCGACCGGTTCGCCTTCGGCGTGCTCTCCGGCGTGCTCGTGCTCATCACCGGCGGCCTCGAGGCGGGCATCGCGATGCACGTGCTCAACAACTTCGTCGCCTTCGGGCTCGCGCTCGCCTTCAGCGACCTGGCCAGTGCGCTCAACCCCGGAGAGGCGACCTGGTGGATGATCCCGTCGACGGTGATCCGGACCCTGCTGTTCCTCGCGCTGGTGTGGTGGGCGGCCCGGCGGATGGGGGTCGCGCGCTCGGCCGATCCGGCCGTTTTGGCCGCCTCCACGGGGCTTGTGTATCGTTCTTCCTCGGCCCCGGAGGACTCCTCCGAAGGGGCCTGA